Part of the Vulpes vulpes isolate BD-2025 chromosome 13, VulVul3, whole genome shotgun sequence genome, ATATTTGTCAAATCAGAAGTCTTTTTcgggggcagcccccgtggctcagtggtttagcgccaccttcagcccagggagtgatcctggagacccaggtttgagtcccacatcgggttccctgcgtggagcctgcttctccctctgcctgtgtgtctgcctctctctctctctgtctctcataaataaataaataaaacctttggggaaaaaaagtctttttcagAAAAAGCATCTCAATTTCAGATTCTCACTATTAAGTTTCTAGTAGTTTCCAAAGAATCCAAGCAATAAAAGGTTAAGTTAGTCCAGGGGGCCTAAAAACCTAAAGACCTAAtgaagattaatttaaaaaaaaaataagatttagggcagcctgggtggctcagcagtttagcgctgccttcagctcagggcatgatcctgaagaccctggattgagtcctacgtcgggttccctgcatggggcctgcttctccctctgcctgtgtctctacctctctctctctctccctgtctctctcatgaataaataaataaaattttaaaaaaataaaaaataagattttattcatttgagagagagagagtgcgcgcatgggggtgggcaggggcagagggagagggagaggcaggctccctgctgagcaaggagcccaacacaggggacctggagatcatgacccaggcagaaggcagacacttaactaagccactcaggcgcccctaatgaagattaatttttaaaagataacttttgCTACAGTTGTCTTCATAAATCAAAGACTTGTGCTGTCATCTAGGAGCATTTCTCCTTTTGGCTTCCCTCTCTTTGTCaggcctggggctgcccagtgGACCCTGGCCTGAGAAGGCAGCAGGAAGGAGCTGATGGAGAAGCACCTGCTAGCCTCAGGGCTGCCGTCCAGGTGGTGGAGAGGTGCGGTGGGGAGGTACAGAGTGCAGGGATAGCACCCCTATCCCTCGGCTGGGACCGAGGCACCCTCTGGGGGCAGTCCGTGAAGGGGCTTAGCAAGCCACAAGGGCCAGCCTCTGTTAGGCCATGTGGCCGGCCAGGTGCGCAGGCAGAGCCATCTGCAGGCACAAACCCCCAGGCTGACCCCAGGGGCTTGATGCTGTGCCTaggtattttgaaatttttaagttaaacttATGTGATAACTCAGTTTGCAGTGAGCTTTTAGTACAGTTACTgaaatgcttctcttttttttttaaagattttatttatttatttatttattcattcattcattcattcattcattcattcattcattcattcattcatgagggtgaggggcagagacacaggcagagggagaagcaggctccatgcagggagcccaacgggtcccaggtctccaggatcatgccccgggctgaaggcggcgctaaaccactgagccacctgggctgccctgaaatgcTTCTTCAGTGAGTTCAGACCATGCAGGTGTCTCAGATACTGTGTAGGGAGGATTTAAGAACCAGGTGCCTGGCATCGCAGTCTGAGCAGGcgactctagatctcagggtggtgaccTCGAGCACCACATGGGATGTACAGATTACTAAAAAGAATTAAGTTCAAAAAAAGAGTGTGAAgagggggcctctgggtggctcagtcagtgaagcttctaccttcagcccatgtcacgatctcagggtcctggggtagagtcctatgtcaggctccctgctcagaggggaccctgcttcttcctctgccccttctcctgctcatggTCTATCTcgctttgtcaaataaataaaacattttttaaaaagagtgtagGAGACAAACTAGATTAAAATCAGTTAACATGGTCatctgtattttgaaattcagtaaatacatttcaaatagtGACCTTCAATTGATGATTTGGGGAGGCCACAACTTAGCCTTTTCTCTGTCATGAGGCCAGTGGGTGCTTCCTGCCACTGGATTGGCTTCTGTGCATGCAGCTGCCACTAGGATGCTTTTACTAAGCATTTGTCTTGGGCAGGAGACACTTCTCGACTCTGGGAAGCCAAGTCAAGTGAAGTCACTGTTTGGCACTTCTGAGGGGGTGGTGAGGACTTTTTTTGAAATTAGTTATAATAATAGTagtcagcatggagcctgtcagTGTGCAAGGCACTATACTAAGTACTTTATGTATGTGGCCTCACAGTGACTTAGTGAGTTAGGGATCCATTTATTATCCCCACCTGACAGAGGCAGAACCTGAAGCTTATAAAGGTAAAGAAGTCAGAGATCACTCACCTGACAAGTGGTAGAGGTAGAATTTGAACCTCAGAGGGGACAGGCTGTGAGTCTGCAGAACCAATGCATGTACCAGTGTGTAGCTGGGTGACCCTTACGTACCCGTGGAAGGCCAAGGCCAGGGCACCGTTCCAATAGAGAGCAAAAGGGGGCTTGGCAGggaggccactggggctgctcatGAGGGAGACTCCTCTGCCCAAGCAGGTGGGGAGGTGGCCGGGAGTAAGGTAGGGTCTCCTCAGCCCCAGCTGCTGGTCTGCAGCATGGCTTATGTGCTGCCACATCTAACAGTTCTGGGGACCCTGGAGGTCCCAGTGACTCTGCAGGTGGCCTCCCCACCCACAGAGATATCAGAGTTTACATGAGAAGACAAAACTTGGCACAAGCCAAGGGGGTGAGATGGCCCTGAATGGTTTCTAAAATGCATCACTtgtcctacttctccctcagagTATTTTCTCAGATCACAAGGGCATTTAAACCCTTCCCAGGCCTGTGCCAGCTCTCAAGAAAGGAATTCCTGGCAGTGTGGAGGCGGGTAGGAGGAAGGTAGACAGAGGCATACGTGTCCTGCTGGAGGATGAATGGATCCTGGGTGTGTGGAGTCCAACACATGCCAACGCAGCTCATGCCGTTCTGTGAAGAGTCCATCGTAAGAGTTCCCATTCACAATGAAAAacttttcttccctgtttttttttctctctctgagatggtgatggatgttaactgtaTTTCCTGTGATCATTCCACTGTATATGTAAGTCAAGCCATCATACAATGAGGTATGGCAATTTTATcacaagaaaactggaaaaagaaaaaaaaaaaaaaagcaaagatccCTGTCCTGTCTTGCTGATACTGGCCTCCAGTCCGGCTGCCTTCTCTCCGTGCCCTCACGGCAGGCATTCACACTGTTCTGGGGGTCTGTGCAAATGGGCTTCGCTTTCACGGAGTCAGAGCTAAGTGGGGACACAGGAAGACTGCTGGCCCCAGGCCCCCTCACCACTGAGCCTGCTGCCTGAGTGCAGGAAGGGGGCCACTCACACCCTCCACTGGTGAGTGGGCTGGTTAGGAACAGGATCTCCAGTGTCCCATCCAAGTCCATCTCAAGCCACAATTACCGGGTTTCAATTCCAGGCCTGCTTGGCTGGGCATCCTGTGTCTTTCCACATTCTTTGTGAAGCCACAGACTGCGTGGCGAGTGGCGCTAGCGGTACACAAGTTGCCTGAGTCCCCACGAGGACTGAAGGGTGCCTGTGATCCGTCCCTTGCACTGGTCACTGGTGCCAAGGTTTAACCCCCATGGTGTACCAGCATCCAGCCCTCCAAAAATAAAGCCCTGGGTTACTGCATTTGCCAGCTTCCAAAGTGTAAATGCTCAATACAGAGTTGCGGAAAGGTGGGCAGCAGACACCTTTACAGAGTGTTTCCAGACAGATGATGTAAGCCACCTCCAGAGCAAGGAGAATGTGGTGGAAGGATTAGGATGTTGTGTGTTTTGAGTAGTTAGTACCATTGCTTTTAATATGATTTACTGCTAGATTATGTAATTTGGTATCCGGTGCTGGCTGTGGTGAACAGCAGGCTCACAGACTGTGAAAGTGGAGAAGGTGTCCCTTGCAAGCCCCTGTGTGCTCTCACTTGTCACAGACATGGTGTAGGGGCAAGAACTGGGTGGGGAGGTCAAGAGCCATGAGAAAGGAAGGACCAGCGGTGATTCCccgaggggggtgggggttgtgcaCGGGCTTCCAGGAACCCAGTCCCCCATTTGTCCAGCAGCCAACCAGCCTGGCCACACAACTGAGGAGCGTTGGGACCCACAGCCAAGCATAGATGGGGGCTTTTGTGTGCTTGGGGACTCCCTGGCTCCAACATTTCCTGTAGGTCACTTGAACATTGCTTTATCAGAGGCTTTCACTGAACACCCCACATGCCAGCTTAAAGGCTGTCCCTGTAACCCTTGCCTTTAAAGCGCCTCCACAAGTGGCCATCTCCTTGTTCACATGCTTGTGTCTGCTGGTCTCTCTCTACTGGGAACTCCAGGAGGGCCACGCAGCCTCCCAGAACACCCAGGACCTGCTGGGCAGCCAGCATAGAACCTTGGCAGAAGGTGAAGAGACGAgaaagggagtggggagagaaaaagcaagagactGCTTTAccttctttgaatttctttgtcCAAGGGCGTGAGCCATTGGGAGTGTCCTGAGTACCCTCTGATCTTTCCAGCTCCAAGGATGGATCAGGGAGGCCCTCTCCACTGCCAGGGACAGAGGCAGGATTTTAAATGGTGTGAACAGTGAGTGGCATCCATGACTTCACTGACCAGCAGCCCCAGTGTGGGATGGCTCTGGTTTGGGGTTTTCAGCAGCTTGATGACATCCTCAGAGACCACAGTTCTCTTCCAGTCACCAACTTAGGGTATAAACTCTGCCCTCAGGCCAGGGCCCCCACAGTGGCTGGGAGCTGGAGGTGTCACCTCCAGCACGTGTAGTCACATCCTACAGAAAGGGTGCCTGTTCCTTCCCCATGTGGCTCCTTTGAGGAGGAGGGACTCCTGTCCCAGGGGCCACACATCCTTTCCTAATCTAGCCCAGCAGAGAGACTGGGATGACCATTTTCTCAGGGACCTCAGCCCACACtggcagcagcatcacctgggagctggttGGACACTGAAGGAGTGGCCCACGAAGAGTCACCCTCCTGGTGACTTGATGCACCGTGGTGGgactgggggcaggtggggctgaTCAGAGCTTTACCTACAGCCTTTACCCAGGGCCATGAACTTGACCAGGCCCTGAGCTctgagggggaggtgggggtggcccagtgggtgCGGCAGGCTGGCTGTACACTTGACCCTCCACCTTGCTGTCTCTCCTTCCTGCCAGCTACCAGAGATTCACCGACTGTTACAAGCGCCTCTACCAGCTGCAGCCTGAGATGACACAGAAAATCTATGACAAATTCATCACTCAGTTGCAGACGTCTGTCCAGGTGAGTGGCAAGGAGCACAGCAGGTAGTGGCAGCTCGGGCTCCTCTGGGCACCCCCAGGGCTCAGAGCAGTGGCTGTTGCCCCTTGCCATGGACAGGCACCATGCATGCCCCTGCCCTCATGCCCTGGTGCCGTGCATATGTGCTCGGAGGCCTTCTCCCCCACAGGCCCtggctcctctccccacctctggcGCCTGGTATAGCGCCTGGCTCAGAGGAGGCGCTTCACAACATGGTGCTCTGTGGACCTGCATACAACTGGAGTCCAAGCTTGAGTGGGACGGATCGGATCTGTGCAGAGGGTCTCATGGCCGAGCCCCCACACTGCAAGATGGGCCTGGGCAGCAGCATGATGGGTCTGGGGCCATAGAACAGGTGCACTAGGCCTGGGACCACAGCACCCTAAGGCAACGGGCAGGCTGTGAAGTGTTTTCTACTTTTACTTCCCGTTCTTAATTATTAAAGTTACACGGAGAGAAGTCAGAATGTTGGTACAAAGACACAGAAATTAGCCAAAATCTCACTGAGTCCTGTCGGCAGTGGGGCGTACTTTCACTGCAGGCTTGTCTGGTGTCATTAGCACTCTTACCACTTTCTTTCCAGGAGGAAATCTCAGAAATCAAAGCAGAGGGGAACCTGGAAGCAGTGTTGAACACCTTGGACAGGATCGTGGAAGAAGGCAAAGACCACACGGAGCTGGCCTGGTGAGAAGGGCACTTGGAGCTGGCTCCGGCCCCTGGAGGCTCCTGCGGGAGACCGCCGCTGACCTCCAGGGTGCAGCCAGCCTATGGTCTCCTCTGGGTAAGGAGAGCCCCAGA contains:
- the PMF1 gene encoding polyamine-modulated factor 1 isoform X3, translating into MDPGCVESNTCQRSSCRSVKSPSYQRFTDCYKRLYQLQPEMTQKIYDKFITQLQTSVQEEISEIKAEGNLEAVLNTLDRIVEEGKDHTELAWRPSGIPEEDVRSAMVPYFLQQREALQRRVHRQEAENRQLAEAVLAGRRRVEELQQQGQAQQQAWQVGALAGVFLLRAGSSCQG
- the PMF1 gene encoding polyamine-modulated factor 1 isoform X4 translates to MDPGCVESNTCQRSSCRSVKSPSYQRFTDCYKRLYQLQPEMTQKIYDKFITQLQTSVQEEISEIKAEGNLEAVLNTLDRIVEEGKDHTELAWRPSGIPEEDVRSAMVPYFLQQREALQRRVHRQEAENRQLAEAVLAGRRRVEELQQQGQAQQQAWQALRREQKELVGVLGEPE